From the Candidatus Zixiibacteriota bacterium genome, the window TAGAGAACAACACCAAGCGAGAAGATGTCCGTCCGCTGGTCAACTTGCTCCCCTCGCACCTGCTCCGGCGACATGTAGCCAACAGTTCCGAGAGTCGAACCGGTCTTGGTCAAATGATCTGTTCCACCCACCGACGCCAGTCCGAAGTCAAGTATCCGCGCTCGCCCGTGAGAGTCGATCAGGACGTTGGCCGGTTTAATATCGCGATGGGTAACGCCTCTTTCGTGTGCCGCCTGCAACCCCTCGGCAATCTGGATGCCGATTTCCAGCACTTGCGGAATTGACAACTCATGTTGAGATGCGTGCTCCTTGAGCGACCGTCCCTCGATATGCTGCATCGCAAAGAAAGGTCGTCCCTGAAATTCACCGACTTCATACACTGTAACGATGTTCGGATGATCGAGCTTGGCGGCGGCCTGCGCTTCACGCTTGAAACGCGCTCGGCAATCGGCATCCTGACAAAGATGAGGGGAGAGAAACTTAAGGGCGACCTTGCGATTAAGTTCGATATCTTCGGCAAGGTAGACCTCACCCATGCCGCCGGCACCGATCTTCTCGATGATGCGATAGTGATTGATAACCGTGCCTTTGGAGAGCACCGTCACTGCCTGGGTTTTGTCGTCGTCAGGTGCCATATTTCTCCAGGAGTTTTTGGTAGCGGGGTAGTCTGCGAAGGGGGTCATACCGGGGATCGAGGCGATAATATGCGACAGAGAAAGAAGAGGGAATCGAAAGCAAATAGTCCATCTGATCTAGGGCAGCATCATACTCACCGACCATGACGTATATCAAAGCAAGATACTCCACTCTATGTGGTCCCAGCAGAGCGTCTCTGGAGACAGGGCAAAGCTCGACCCCCCTCTTTCCCTCACGGATTGCGTCATCCTTGCGCCCCAATCCTGCATAAACAAAACCTAGATGACTATGGATGCGATCGTCGTCGGGCCGCTCATTTAGTTCGTTTTCTAGGATGAGGCGTGCCGAATCAAAATAGGCATGGGCACGCTGCGCGTCACGCATGAGCTCATAGACGATCGCCGTCAGTTGAGACTTTGGAGTAAAGAGCTGCGGGTCAATTTCCGGTATCCGAGACATTAGTGACAACTCGCCTAAGGCCGCAGGGAAGTCTCGAACAAAAATATGGTGCCAGAACCAACTATCTCGCGCGAGCTCATCGTCCTGTTTAGGGATAAATGCCAAAGTCGTCCTGGCTTGACTGGTATCACCATTCCACAGGTAATAGAGAAACGCTTTTTGTTGGTAGGCGTAGACTTGATCCGGCTCAAGAGCGATTGACAGGTTCAGGAACTTCTCTGCCGACGCGTAGTCTCTGAGCTTGTAATAGGTCCCTCCAATTTCGCTGGACAGCACTGCATTTCGCGGGTTCAGAGCGAATACCCATTCCAGCCTTTCGACCGCAGCCCGGAATTTTCCTTGACGCCGCCAGATGTAAGCCTTGGCTCCCAAAACATCGGGATCAGATGGGAGACCGGTTTCCGCAAGCGCTATCTGCTCCAAGGCACGGTCGTAGTCCTGAAGACACCAATAGTAGTAATATCCCAGTGCAGCGTGTGCCCAGGCGAGGTTTGGCTGGAGTTCAAGCGCCCGATCCACGGCGACCTTGGCTTGATTAGGATGATCTTGATCGATGTCGTATTTGTTCAAGTACATCCCGGCATGAACATACCCAAGTTGGGCATAAGCGAGAGCGAATGCAGAGTCAAGGTCTACCGCCTTCTGAAACATCTGCACCGCCGACTGCCAATTCTCCCTCGTAGGATCGGCTCTTGTCCAGTAGTCCAGCCCTCGTAAATATACCTGATATGCATCTAGGTTATGCGTTGGCATCGCCTGCAGAGCAGCGTTCTCAGTCGCGAGCAGAGTGATGTTCATTGCCTCGGCGATTCGTGCGGCAATATCTGCCTGCAATTCAAAAATATCGGCCAGCGGACGCTGGTACGTTTCCGCCCACAGATGCG encodes:
- a CDS encoding protein kinase codes for the protein SLQICEGLQEAHKAGITHRDIKPANILVSQSGRAKLVDFGLAAVSGADKLTKEGSTLGTIGYMSPEQVQGKSTDHRSDLFSFGVVLYEMISCKSPFKAETPAATMNAIVQQTPEPLARYKEGVPDELQRIVSKLLQKDPALRCQTAADVISDLRTLTVTSQLLTGVLERKNRPWRLVAGAAALVLLGVIAYGIFKPHLFSSEKATSERKMLAVLPFENLGSPDDEYFADGITDEITGKLATIRELGVISRTSTMQYKKTSKNIRQIAKELGVDYILEGTISWDKSGDTDRVRILPQLIRVSDDTHLWAETYQRPLADIFELQADIAARIAEAMNITLLATENAALQAMPTHNLDAYQVYLRGLDYWTRADPTRENWQSAVQMFQKAVDLDSAFALAYAQLGYVHAGMYLNKYDIDQDHPNQAKVAVDRALELQPNLAWAHAALGYYYYWCLQDYDRALEQIALAETGLPSDPDVLGAKAYIWRRQGKFRAAVERLEWVFALNPRNAVLSSEIGGTYYKLRDYASAEKFLNLSIALEPDQVYAYQQKAFLYYLWNGDTSQARTTLAFIPKQDDELARDSWFWHHIFVRDFPAALGELSLMSRIPEIDPQLFTPKSQLTAIVYELMRDAQRAHAYFDSARLILENELNERPDDDRIHSHLGFVYAGLGRKDDAIREGKRGVELCPVSRDALLGPHRVEYLALIYVMVGEYDAALDQMDYLLSIPSSFSVAYYRLDPRYDPLRRLPRYQKLLEKYGT